The Obesumbacterium proteus DNA window ACGTGACCTGGGCAGTTCATTGGTTTGATGCAGTACTCGCGGTTTTCAGAAGACGTGGTGAACATGGCATCTTTATAGTTCTCCCAGTGTCCTGTTTTTTCCCACAGTACGCGGTCCATCATGAACGGACCTTTTACTTCCTGATAATCGTATTCTTTCAGCTTCACGCGCACGAACGCTTCCAACTCACGGAAGATAGTCCAGCCGTCGTTATGCCAGAACACCATACCCGGCGCTTCTTCCTGCATATGGTACAGGTCGAGCTGCTTACCGATCTTACGGTGGTCGCGTTTTGCGGCTTCTTCCAGACGTTGCAGATAGGCATTTAACTGCTTTTTATCTGCCCACGCGGTGCCGTAGATACGCTGTAAAACGGTATTATTGCTATCGCCGCGCCAGTAGGCACCAGACGACTTCTGCAGTTTGAAATGATGGCAGAAACGCATATTCGGCACATGCGGTCCACGGCACATGTCGATATATTCTTCGTGGTGATACAGACCTGGCTGATCATCGCGACTGATATTCTCATCCAGAATCGCCACTTTATACGGTTCTTGACGTGCTTCAAAAGCGTCACGGGCTTCTTGCCAGCTCACTTTTTTCTTAATCACGTCGTAATCTTTATCTGCCAGCTCATGCATACGCTTGTCGAGCAGCTCAAGATCTTCCTGCGTCAGGGTATGGTCAAGGTCTACATCGTAGTAGAAACCGTTGTCGATCACTGGGCCAATGGCCATTTTAGTGTTCGGCCACAGCTGTTTGATCGCATGACCCAAAAGATGCGCGCAGGAATGGCGGATAATTTCCAAGCCTTCCTGATCTTTTGCGGTAATGATGGAAACACTGGCGTCTTGTGTAATCGGATCGCAAGCATCAACCAGCTCACCGTTAACGCGACCCGCAATGCAAGCTTTCGCCAAGCCAGGTCCGATGTCCATAGCAATATCCATTACGGATACAGGTTTGTCGAACTGGCGCTGACTACCGTCAGGAAGTGTAATAACAGGCATTTATATTCCTTATCTACAGTGGTGACCCACACGACAGGCCACATATAGAAAACAATTTGTATTTAAAATCATCGATTTATGGGCGCCATCCTGCTGTACTTTGCAAGATCTGTACGCAGCGTGGTACATAAAACGCTATGCACCCCTGAATACTCACACCCACTACCGCCGATATTAACACCCACAGAGAATGGGTTAAACAAAAACACGGCTACACAACGATTCTTACCTGCTCTCCCCCCGTAAAATGTTACGTTAGATCAAATAACAGACAGTTAAAGAAAAGACATTTCCAAATTTTTCAAACAGATCACATCACGTGATAGCTCACAGAGATAACGCCCCTTCAACTGCTCTTGTTCGGCCATACTTTTATTTCATTGTGATTTCATTGTGCTCGTGGAACAGGAATCGAAAACGGGCTAAACACTGATAGTCATAGATGCATAGTTATGCTGCCGAATAAATATAACTGACGGGCTATTAATCTAGATGAGGGAATAATACGGTGGAAGCTGTATATTTCTTAATCTTAAAATAAAGCGCCGGGAGGCATCCCGGCAATAAGAAATAATACAAAGAATGAATATCGATAGTAAAACATATTACGTAATCTGCATTGGCATGCAGTGGCCTAAAAATAGTATTCCTAAGATTAGAAATCAAATTAACAAAATGTGCTTATGCCAATAAAACTATTAACGGTGATTAACGGTATAGTTCAAAAGCTAGATCTTTACGTAAGTAAATCAATCACGCGAGAGTTATCATATTTATATTTTTATTTAATTTCGCATTTTTGCGCTTTTACTCTTTCAGTAAAGCCGACAATATCGACAGCAC harbors:
- the thrS gene encoding threonine--tRNA ligase, producing the protein MPVITLPDGSQRQFDKPVSVMDIAMDIGPGLAKACIAGRVNGELVDACDPITQDASVSIITAKDQEGLEIIRHSCAHLLGHAIKQLWPNTKMAIGPVIDNGFYYDVDLDHTLTQEDLELLDKRMHELADKDYDVIKKKVSWQEARDAFEARQEPYKVAILDENISRDDQPGLYHHEEYIDMCRGPHVPNMRFCHHFKLQKSSGAYWRGDSNNTVLQRIYGTAWADKKQLNAYLQRLEEAAKRDHRKIGKQLDLYHMQEEAPGMVFWHNDGWTIFRELEAFVRVKLKEYDYQEVKGPFMMDRVLWEKTGHWENYKDAMFTTSSENREYCIKPMNCPGHVQIFNQGLKSYRDLPLRMGEFGSCHRNEPSGSLHGLMRVRGFTQDDAHIFCTEEQIRDEVNSCIKMVYDMYSIFGFEKIVVKLSTRPEKRIGSDEVWDRAEEDLAEALKENGIPFEYQPGEGAFYGPKIEFTLHDCLDRAWQCGTVQLDFSLPGRLNASYVGENNERLVPVMIHRAILGSMERFIGILTEEYAGFYPTWLAPVQVQVMNITDAQADYVDELTKKLQAAGIRAKSDLRNEKIGFKIREHTLRRVPYMLVCGDKEVESGKVAVRTRRGKDLGTMDVNEVIEKLQKEIRSRSLHQLEESSY